The Desertifilum tharense IPPAS B-1220 DNA segment CTCTTCCATCTTGGGAACGGGGAGGAGATCGTCAAAGATTTCCGTGGCTTGGGGGACATCTTTGGGCGTTACCCCAATTAAGCGCGCATCTCTGGCTTTGGCTTCTTGGGCATTGGATAACACCTTTTCGTAGAGACTACCGGGCATTGCGATCGCCACTACAGGCACCTTAGCATCTAATAGCGCGATCGGGCCGTGTTTCATCTCCCCAGCCGGATAGCCTTCAGCGTGAATATAGCTGATTTCCTTGAGTTTCAGCGCCCCTTCTAAGGCGATGGGGAAATTAATCCCGCGTCCGAGGAAAATAAAGTCTTGCGTCTCATTAAACTCGTGAGCCAACTCCTCAATATAGCGTTCCTGACTTTCTAAAATCAGTTCCACCTCCGCCGGGAGTTGGCGCAAACCTGCAATAATTTCTGCAATTCTCTCTAGTGGTAGGGTTTGGCGACGGTAGGCTAAATCTAACGCCAGGAAGTAAAACGCCATCAACTGCGCTACAAACGTCTTCGTCGCCGCCACGCCAATTTCAATTCCCGCATGGGTATCAATAATTTGCGCTACCATCTGCGCTAGGGAACTTTCTGGACGGTTGGTAATTCCCAACAGGCGCGCTTGATATTGCGAAGTCTTACCGCTGCGGCGTTGCTGTTCCATCGCCAGCGCCGCTAGGGTATCGGCGGTTTCTCCAGACTGCGTTACGCCAATGGTAAGCGTATTGGCTGTAATTGGGGGCGGTGCGTAGCGAAACTCTGAGGCATATTGCACCATTGTGGGAACTTCTGCTAACTGTTCTAGCAAATACTTACCCACTAAACTCGCGTGCCAACTGGTACCGCAAGCCAGAATTTGCACTTGTTCTAAATCTTGATAGAAATGTTCGGGTAAGCCTAGTTTAATCGGCGATTCTTGGTTGGCTTCCCAGTCGGGATTGAGATAGGCTTCTAAACAGGTACGAACCACCCCCGGTTGCTCGTAGATTTCCTTGAGCATAAAATGCCGGAACCCTTGTTTTTCCACTAACACCGGGTTCCAATTCAGGGTACGGGGATATTTCTGGACTCGTTCGCCCCCAAAGCTGTAAACTTCTGCCCCTAGGGGAGTTAAACGGGCTAATTCGCCATTTTCCAATGGCAGAACTGCGCGAGTGTGGGGAATTAATGCCGGAGTATCGGAAGCACAGAAAAATTCACCTTGACCAAATCCTAGTACCAAAGGAGCCTGCTGACGGGCGACAATGAGTTCATCGGGGTAATCTGCACAGACAACTGCGATCGCAAATGCCCCTTCTAACTCATTCACCGCTTGGCGTACCGCTTCTAAAAAGGGCGAACCCCCAGAACCATCAACGCTTTTCAAATACTCTGCAATTAAATGCGGAATCACTTCCGTATCGGTATCCGAACGAAACTGATGTCCTTTCGCTTTCAGCGTTTCCCGTAATTCGCGGTAGTTTTCAATAATCCCATTTTGCACGACCGCCACCCGCATCGCCGTATCCATGTGCGGATGGGCGTTATATTCTTCCGGTTTACCATGCGTTGCCCAACGGGTATGTCCAATTCCAACTCTTGCGGGAATATCCACCCCCATTAACTTCTCGCGGAGGTTGTTTAGTTTCCCCTTGGCGCGAATAGTTTGGGTTTGTCCTTCCCAAATCAAAGCAATACCTGCGGAGTCATAGCCGCGATACTCCAGTTTTTCTAAACCAGACAGTAAAATCTCGCTAGCAACTTGGGTGCCGATATAACCAACAATTCCACACATTTGACGCTCTACTCCTCATGTTCGCCGGGATGGGTTCAGTTCGGATATCTGATTGTAGACGTTACCGAAAAAATTGGGTTTAAAGCCTCGCCCTTGTAGGGCGACTTGCTGATAGAATTAGCCTGTGGCAAGGGTAATCAACCACATTAAAA contains these protein-coding regions:
- the glmS gene encoding glutamine--fructose-6-phosphate transaminase (isomerizing) — protein: MCGIVGYIGTQVASEILLSGLEKLEYRGYDSAGIALIWEGQTQTIRAKGKLNNLREKLMGVDIPARVGIGHTRWATHGKPEEYNAHPHMDTAMRVAVVQNGIIENYRELRETLKAKGHQFRSDTDTEVIPHLIAEYLKSVDGSGGSPFLEAVRQAVNELEGAFAIAVVCADYPDELIVARQQAPLVLGFGQGEFFCASDTPALIPHTRAVLPLENGELARLTPLGAEVYSFGGERVQKYPRTLNWNPVLVEKQGFRHFMLKEIYEQPGVVRTCLEAYLNPDWEANQESPIKLGLPEHFYQDLEQVQILACGTSWHASLVGKYLLEQLAEVPTMVQYASEFRYAPPPITANTLTIGVTQSGETADTLAALAMEQQRRSGKTSQYQARLLGITNRPESSLAQMVAQIIDTHAGIEIGVAATKTFVAQLMAFYFLALDLAYRRQTLPLERIAEIIAGLRQLPAEVELILESQERYIEELAHEFNETQDFIFLGRGINFPIALEGALKLKEISYIHAEGYPAGEMKHGPIALLDAKVPVVAIAMPGSLYEKVLSNAQEAKARDARLIGVTPKDVPQATEIFDDLLPVPKMEELLSPILTVIPLQLLAYHIAARRGLDVDQPRNLAKSVTVE